The Cuculus canorus isolate bCucCan1 chromosome 3, bCucCan1.pri, whole genome shotgun sequence DNA window GATAAATGAGTTTCTAGTagatagaaataaatgtttaagtATCCTGTAAATACTTTTATAAATTAACCATGTGCCTTTGTTACTACTGTCCTCTGTttgatctttttaattttggctACTAAGAACTCTAGACAAGCATCTAGGTTTCGATGATAGTGTTCTACGTTTCAAAGCAATAAGcaggacctgttccagcagttaCCAAATACATTAAGAAGTTGTGAGCTAATGTATTAAATCTGACTTTTCCAAAGATACAGTTGGATTGAAAGCTTCGTAATGACTACATCCTGCTTCCTGTGTAGTTGCTAGTGTGCTTTAAAATGCTGTCGGTACTGAACGTAATTTACTTCTGCTATGTCTCAATTCAGATGCATAAAACCCACTTAACTGTGAAGGCTGCTTTCCATTTTCAGCTGTGTATGTTAAAAacagcatcttttaaaaaaaaataatgactaGTTCTCTTTAAATCTGGGCTGAATCCAAGAATGCTATGTAGTCTGCAAACTGTGGTAGGCTGAGAAAATTTTCCATGTGCATCACTCACATGAATCGTGTGtatgaaaaaaaggcttctcATTAATTGTATTTATAGATCAATGAGATTTTTCTAGTCTGTTTTCACACTAACATATTTATTGGTTTTCATACAGAGGATGTAtagcttaaaaatgttaaaataatgtcAAACAAGTTAAtatgtgaaaatgtattttcactgtTACATCTTGTATTTCAAAGCAGATTAAATAATATGGgttgaaataacaaaaaattgCTTAAAATCTGCTCCTCCAAGTCTATGGAACAGGTTTCAGTGACTCTTTCTGAACTTCAGATTTGTCTAGCTTTGTCAGCGATTAACATCTGtgaaataaaagggaatttGACTGAGAGTAAGTTTGGCTATGTTTGCCTGTTTCAGTTTGCTGAAATGGACTGAGATAAGGGGGTTTTGATGGAAGAAGTTTACGTGAGATATTTAAAGTTCAGTTATGCACTTTGGATTAGATTGTATTCTAATTAATACTAATCTAATAAAGTTCCATCAACAAACTGGGATGGAATTTTAGCAATTTAAAAACATGGTGCTGAGAACCTTGCTTGTATCTTGCTTTTAACTCTTAAGTCCAAAGGGTACACTGTAAAATGTGTGTAGGGAGATTATTGTGAGTTGCAACACTGCACTCTGGCCAGAGCTAATTTAGTTTTGATCATGCTGAACTTTTTGAATAGTTTGTGCCTGAGCTCTATTAAAATTCAGAGAGTGGTGCGCACCACATCAGGGTGCTGTAGGAGTACAGTCTTGGGCATGCTGCAACGCCCAGGATTTTGCATCCAAATTATGATTGTATTATGATCTGctttaagcaaacaaaacctcagGGTGTTATATGacttgtgtgttttttttttttttttcttcctttcttggcCAAAAATGAAGAACTTAAAAGTGCATTTCCTTTGGAGAAAATCAAATTCAGTCTTTATCCTTGGAGACCTCTAACCATCAGGCTACCTCCAGTTTTTAGACAGTGTGGTGGCTGAAATAAGTCCAAAGCTTGTAGCACTAGACACTAGACTGTGCCTAGATCCAAGATGCTGATACTCCATATCCTGAGTAAAAGAGCTGTCATGTGACTGCTCACTCTCACGTTGCAGAATGAGATGCTACTGAAatgctactttttaaaaactatttatttttattaggcCTTCAATGCTTTGCAGCTTGGCTTGGAGTCGGAGGGAGAGGCTTTTCAGGTCCAGTTCTTTGACATAATAGCATTTATTGCCGTGAActcttattttactttctgcaCTGTGTGATCATGAAATCTACAACTGATAGAGTGAGCTGGTACTATTGGGCTGTGGCATATGGTGTCCTCTGAGATTTATGTGGCTTTTATTACTGTACTGGGActtactgtaatttaaaaaagaaaagagtgtaAGATCAAGGTCTATTTGTAATCaggagttttgtttgttcttatGGCAAACTCGACAAAAGTCCTATGTTAGGCTTCTGACTTTGAActaattttaccttttctgtgaCCGGGGTAAATAAATACAGGTGGAAATGGTCGCTGGTCCACTTGTGGGAGGTTCAGATTCAGAGGTCAGGGGATGCAGTTGTTACGTAAGTCACATAAGGGGAGCGTAGGTGTGGCTTAACTTATTTTCTTGGTATTAGGGATGTAATGTTCCAGAAGGAAAGATGATCTACTGTACAgttgaagaaaatggaaacgGTCGTCTTGTAGGCTAATTATATGAGGTTACCTTTGCCTAACAGAAGCAGCTAACTATACAATGTGTGGTGATTCTGTCCAGGAAATAGCAGGTAAAATATATTAGAAGACTAAAATAGGtggactgaaaatgaaaagaaagagctggTCCCTGGGGACCAGTGGAAGAAGCaagcaaccaaacaaaaaaaagctgttatGTGAACTGGAAGGatgttttacatttttgaaACAATTTATGGGAAAGCGAAGGTTACATGCTCTTTATCAAATCACTGCTGTGACAGGTAGTTAGGACATTGATTCAATAGTAATGAAAAGCAGTCACCATAGTTTGATGATGTAGACATCATAGCAGGAAGCAGGGATTGGGGTCCAAAACTTGCCTTCCCCACCAGGGAAATGTGGGTGCTGTGTGAAATAAAAGTTGGAAcaaattttttccttctcagatcatgtcttttccctctgcccccatGACTGAGTTTGTACTGAAAGGGACAGAAGATTACTGGAATGCTAGAAATGTGTCAGAGACTTAACTATGTACATGAGGAGGCCAGAATTGTGCCTCTAGTTTGTGAGTAGTTTCAATAGGTAGAAAAATACCCAGGAGTTGGACCCCCCATTGTAAGCAACATAAGTCATTCCTATCTGCAAAGGTCAATATATCACTGGGCAGGTGCATGTCTGGAGTAGAGTTGTTGAATTTGTAAATACTTGTTGAGTTGTTGATAGAAAATAATCTTGAGATGCATCTCTCTGCTTGCCTTCTCAGCAGAAGCCCATGAGGAAGCCACTTCATCAAGTTGAATCGTGGACaggttaaaccatgacagtgAGCCAATGAAAATATGAGGAAGGACGTAGTCATAGATAGCCAGTATTTTTTTACATCACTAGCTGTAGCAGATCCTCAGGTACGATAGAGTGAACCTTCTTTTCAAAACTGCTATGACTATGGCTTgtatttttcctcagtctttcaAGTAGCAAATTGTCAGATATGATGACCTTGAGAACCATAACAGACAATGCAATGAAGTGTTTCTGTCAATAAGCAACGCCAGCGAATGCAACACAAAAGTCACTTTAATAGCAGAGGGTTGAGTATCAATGTTTACCATGGAAATAGGAACTCAAACATGTCAAAGCATAACCACACCACAGCTGGTCAGTCTTACATCCAGTTTGGACATTGAAGGTTGTACCAAAAGAAGTCTCACAAAATGCACAAGGGAAACAATTTTCAGGAAGTTTTTAGAAGTACCAATCTATCCTCATTTTGTCGTCTAAAACCCTTTTATTATTAAAACCAAtgaaagtaaaagcaaacaTGAAGAAAGTCAGTTTACTAagaaagttaattaaaataccTTGTAAAATTACAAATGGGAAACTGGTGGAATTGAATAGGTTCCTCAGACAACTCATATTTTGTGACTGAGTTGTCGTCATAATTGTATTTATAACACAGATGAAAGtggatgtattttcttcttctataaCTTCAGATATGTCCACTCAGGGTGATGAAATGCAAAAACCAGCCTACGCTTCATTGTTAATATCCCAGACGAATTTGATGGGCAGGGTCTTAATTTTCTCTCCAAGAACTTTGTCAAACCTTTCATTCTGTGCGACTGTCATCGTGTTTTTCCAGTCTCCAACAGTGCCTGAGGAAAGAGGCAGCAAAGGGAAGTGAGGAGCAGAATGTGCATCTCTGAAGCCCACTGCAAACACCATGTGCTAgtcttgggaagaaaaatccttcctttcGTAGTACCTCCCTCTTGCTGGCCTGCCTAGTAAGGCTCTGTGTGCTCTTTTGAGTATGTGCTTCCAACTCTAGGTGCTGTTCAAAAAGAAGAGTATAGACATATAATCTTGACTCCTCATAAAGTAATTTGAGGAACACcatttgttttggtgttttacTGATTCCTTTGAGACCaaagaggaaattattaaagcaacaattcttatttttctctcagtgcACCTCTCTCTTTAATCTTTGGAGGTCTCCCCTACCCTCAGCACTAGGACGTCTTAGCAATGCCCCAGGAGCCTGTATCTGACAGGCCTGTTAGAACTTGAGCTACAATCAGTAAAACATTACTGTTTTACTATACTCAGGAAAATATGGTAAATCACTGATTATTCTTACACCAAGAAGTGTGGGATCAAATGGTTGTTCCATCAGACTGCTTCCACTTTACCTTTTCGTAGAAAACTACCCTTCTCTCTCGCTATGATGTCATCTGGCAGGCTCTCATAGTTCGCCCTGGGATCTTTTCTCATGTTCTCAAATGTAGCCTGTCTCACAACACTGTCCAGTTCCTCTTCATTCAGTTTCTTGCCTAGGAAGTTGCAGATCTTCAGCACAGCACTTCTGAGATCCTGCAATAATAATAAGAGTCCTGATGATGCAAAGAACTAAATGCATGCAATGGTGAAATACAAGAGAGTAAAAGACATGCATTTGAGTGCAAAACTGACCATAATTTTTATGTGAGCAAGTCTTGTTTGTATCAGTTCAACAGTGGAGAGCAGTGGTGCTATAGCTCACTGCAGCACTACGCCCTTGGAGATGGGAAATTCTATGCTCTCCCCATAGGGCAGATCCAGTCTGCATCTTACATTAGATGCCCTGGCAAAGTCACCTGTGAAACTGCACCTGTCACTGTGAAGGCACTCAGCCCATGGGGGTTTTGTCAGACTTGCCCTAGCAAGGGACTCAATTTGAGCAACCCCAGCCTCTGAAGGAAGAGGGACCAGTGCAGCAGCACATGACGTGGGCTGTGATGCTGTAGTTGGGTCATTTTCGGGCTTGCCTCCAAGGAGAAGGACAGACACCTCAGAGAAATGAGAAGTTACACAAAGGCACAGTCAGCCACTGAGAAGGAAACTTCTGGTCAGCAGTCTGAGAGATCCTCAAGCACTTTAAAACCTGCCCTTCAGTGCTTCTTTCCTTTAGTAGAACTGTCCTTATGAGATCAATATTCCTGTTGAAGATACCTAGGAAAGTCTTGTTCTGTACTATTTCAGGACggggtttttttgagggagTGGCCGTGAAGATGGTTTTACCTAATAGTTGTCTAGTAATTGATAAGACGTTGAACCAATGAGACAAATTACTTCATCCTCTCAGAAGTCTCAGTTTTAATCTACTCCGCAACAAATTATGTGCTTTCCAACATAAAGTGTAATTGTAGAGAACTGTCTGAAAATGGACTCAAATTAGGAAGAGAATATCTGGAGTACAGTGATACTAATTGACCTcacctttttcatttcttcatagGTAAGAAAGAGTATATTGAAATCCTCTGCATGACTGAACCAGCCTGAGACGTGATCCAGCCAGGAACTGGCAAGTACTTAGCAAgggaaattattaaaacaaaaaataaagagaaatactATTAACACCTAGGATCAAAACAGTATTATTATCAGCCATTTAGGTCtttgaaagggtttttttaaagaatattttttcataatcaGAGGGATACATGCTCACAGTCTGTGACAATTCTCCGAGCTAGTGTGGCAAATGCCCTTTTGCTTCTAGTAATCTAAACTAATACCAGCAGAAGCAAAACCTACTTCTCTATCTTTGCTGTACACTGTCTATTCTTATGGGTTCAGCTCCACCAACCAACTGCAGAAAGTGTTAGAAGATTTTCAGTCATAATGATTATGTTCTGAACCAGCATctatttcagataaaataagCAGCTTGCATGTTATTGTGGAGCAGCAAAGCCATGACTATGATACTCCCTATGGACCAGCTTTCATCATAAAGCGGTGTGAAGCTCAGGCGGCTCTGAAGCTTTGGATTCAGATCAGCATAGCCAAGGATTCTggtaatttatatttattgatGTAATTAATCTTCATTCAAACTGAGGTCATGGAACAAGATTTGGGCTCCTTAGTAAAATAGATATCTTACCTTTGCCAGATAAAAATCTCTccatgaaaatgtttaaatctgGGATTTCCTCTAGTGTTTTCATATATTTGGAAAAGTGGTAGTAAGAAATCATAACATCCTTAGGGTTCCTGGTAATATAAATAATCTGCAAAACAATAAGAAGACTTAGCTCAGAGATACTGAAGGACTTCATTACCCTGCCCATCAGAGCATTTTTCCATGCAGGTCCCACTAAAACTGTGTGAAAACAGTTTGAATGTGACAATCACATTAGGTAAATTCTGGATAAGGTAGTGCTGTCAATTTGTTTATAGGTGGTGGTATTTCTGTAGTTGCAGTCGCTCAGTGCCTGTGGCTAACTGTCTTCATGGTATCAGTCTTACAGGCTTCAGTGATAATGTTCATCTGTACAAGGCAGTCAGGTTGAAATAACAAGActagaaagtaattattttggTTCAGCTTCATATTTCTGTGTACAGCCATGATAAAGTAAAAAGGAGTTTCTCATAAATCCCAGCTTTGATAGTGTTGACAGCATCAGTACTGTGTGACCTCAACTCCTGGACTGTGCTGCTGGTGCCAGAGACAGCATGCAAGAAGACTTTGCGTGACATGTAAGAGGGAGCCCTGGCATCTTAAAAAGAGGAGTTGCTATGGGCAAGGGTTATTTTGGCTCCTACTGACTCCTGACCACATGGGAGATGCTGCCTCAGGCACAGACCAGGTACCACATGTGAGATAGGCAGCCTTTTGCCTCTCGACTGACACCACGTATCAGCTTCTACTAAGTCTTTTCTCCTTAACACTTACTGTCTGATGAGGGACAGAAAAGAGAGCCTGACCCCTCACCTTTATGTCATGGGTTCTTTCAGTGAGCCTTAGAGTAGTAGCCTGGTTACACCTGTCTCTAAGGAGGCATTTTCTGTGGGAGACAGGCCCTAAGCTATGGCGCAGTTCATGATGGAGACTCCTATTCAGAAAGTCACAGCACTGGAGAGCAAGAAAAGGCAGTTGTGACATTGCCTCTCTACCTACTATAGTCTGGTCCTGCTCATATTTTCAGAGTGGGAGACTTCTTTTTTCAGACATAACTTTGCTTGAATTGCATGTTTTCACAAGGGAAAGGTCAATGCAAGTCTCTGACCCTGTCAGATCCTTCCGAGATGCACCACCCCTCTCTCTCTAACAGTGCTGGAGCTGAGAGACTTggcaaagggaaacaaaaaaaatgggcTTTAGAAAATCCTTGATCTCCCCACATATATGAAGCAGGTGACATTTACACTGAGATATGGggaactgaaagaggagaaaggtaGGATTTGGACCAATTCAGTGAGGCAAATTGACATGATTTGTTTTAaggaaatagtaaaaataaCGTCACTTACACGAGCTCTTTTGTTTCTCAGGCCTCTTGGCACTAAGTAGTAAGGCAGGTGAGTGGCCAAGATACGAGGCGAAGGAAGAGTTGCATAATCCCTTTTATTTACATTGTATTCCAGCCATGGGATTCTGTCTaaattttccacattttctgtTCCATTACGGTGGCcttcaaaaaatattaagctCAAAATGTTCTGAGTCCACACAGTtcctgagaaggaaaacattataTTTGAACCTtacttgatgttttttttaaaaaaaaataaagatagtaCATTGTCATAAACAAAGTCTCTGCACAGCTATAATGAGTTTCACTTTGTGAATATAAGTAAAACTTTATGtactgaagaaagcaaacattgtCTTGGTGACTGCTGAGTGCAGAAtggaagaataattttgttttgtccCTGCAGAAAAGCTACAGACAGTAACTAAACCTTCAGTTCATTCACCCAGTATACTCAGCTTTCACACAAATTATGTCTGTCCTTACTCTCTTGGGGGAATATGAATTGCTGCATCTCTGTGAGCCATGCTCGTAAGAATATCTCATATTCAGTGGatctggaaaagacctttgctTCCAGAACTTCTGCAAAGTGTTGGGAGATGTCATGAAACAAAGAGCTGATAACAGGATGTTTGTAAAGCACAAATGAGCCCCACAAAGCAAATGCTTGTGGCAAGAGGCTCTCTGAATTTCCTTGGGAAAGGTCTGGCTCCCAGGTCACAGCTGCTGGCAAGGATGATCTAAAAAGACAGGACCCTGAAGGTGGCTGACTGCTATGCCAGTGTGGGTTCATGTGACAGCTAGTAATGgtaggaagcaaaaaaaaccaaccattAGTCATTTAGATAACGAGCATAGTTAAGTAGCTTAACTATGGAGTGGACTATTTAGGTCCAGGTCCCTTGGCCTTCTCAGCACTATACTAGTGTTGGCTCCTTTTGCCTTTTATGCCATAGGCCAGTAAAGATGGACACTTGAGAGAACTCAGATCAGTGCAGAAGCACATTGAATTATTGCTGTAGGTTACCTGgaacaaacacagagaaaggatGGCACCTGAAATTGAAACCTAGTTGCAATACTTCACCTGGGAAGGAAGCTCTTGGTTCTGGAGATTAGGCTGTATGCGCGTTGCAGATTTAAAGTCTCTGGGCAAGCGAAAAGAATAGCCCTGGGATTCAGAGGAACAATACCCAGTGATTTCACACCTGTGTTGGCTGTCTTGCTCTGCTTGGACAACAACCTGGACAATTTTTCTGCACAATGGTAGAGATTCAACAGAAGGATTGGAGGGTACCTTGGATTGATAACTGGTGAGGAAGAACAAGGATGGTGGGCAGGACAGAGGAAAAGGTGTGAATGAGGAAGACGTATTCTGTGCAATTCATAACTCCAAAATTATCTTCCAACTTCTTCCTGTCCTAGGGTAGCCAATCACTTTGCAAACTGTAACTCCTGCTTCCAAAGATGTGCTCATCTCAGTGCTACAACATCTTTATCCCTTAAATACTGCCTTCTTAtcctctttctttgccttacTTGGACAGCTcaccctgctgctggcagacGATGAGCTAGCATCACCTGGGCTCCTTGCCCCTCGCTCTGTCACCCACTCCGCCTCTGAAGGCTTCTTGGATCATAACTACCTTCACCTCAACCACACCTTGTGTTCCCTGCACTCCTTCTAGACTTTACTCAAGAATGTCTTTCTGCCCCAAGTGTTTCACTGAATACCTGAGGGAATAGTGAATTCCAGCAAGATGTTCAGTGACCCTCAAAAAGGACATACGCTAATAAAACACCAGCTATGTTATCTGAAGGCTTATCTTGAAGGcagctgaagaaaaccaaaggatAATGGCAGAGGTTCCCACGAGCACAAACggaagaggagagcagaggccTTGAAAGTTCAGGCACAGATTGGTACCAAAGAGGTCAAGGCTTCGCCATAAATGACTGCTTAATGCATGATCAAGTAATTGATTACTAATCACTTCAAAAATGGGTAGACCAGTTTTAGAGCATAAAGTGAAGGTGTATGGAAACGTACAGGTCTAGGCATGTCAAGTATTCAGATGTCATGTAAGGCGACTGTGAAGCCAGGTGGTTGTCCAGTTGCATTTGCTTCAGAAACAGGAACACAGAACTCATCCCACTAGTGTCCTATATTGCTATGTAGGTAAATATTACCTCATTATCCTAGAAAGCAGTTATATACCATTGACTCATATTTGTTTTGATCTCCTGTT harbors:
- the LOC128851712 gene encoding LOW QUALITY PROTEIN: amine sulfotransferase-like (The sequence of the model RefSeq protein was modified relative to this genomic sequence to represent the inferred CDS: inserted 1 base in 1 codon), with translation MFIGKNKLDYTHKTKACVCLTLGSTACSRSCLDQSLPQPFPHLRLFTYKDNRLTMELPKEYIFKYKGIYFAXDSDIFLATYPKSGTVWTQNILSLIFFEGHRNGTENVENLDRIPWLEYNVNKRDYATLPSPRILATHLPYYLVPRGLRNKRARIIYITRNPKDVMISYYHFSKYMKTLEEIPDLNIFMERFLSGKVLASSWLDHVSGWFSHAEDFNILFLTYEEMKKDLRSAVLKICNFLGKKLNEEELDSVVRQATFENMRKDPRANYESLPDDIIAREKGSFLRKGTVGDWKNTMTVAQNERFDKVLGEKIKTLPIKFVWDINNEA